The following coding sequences are from one Microbacterium wangchenii window:
- a CDS encoding TM0106 family RecB-like putative nuclease, whose product MRYIENEGRIVWSASDLKAAAECEFAWLRAIDAKLGRVAAVEDPEDPTLERAGRLGTAHELRVLEAYRQRYGAGVVEIPETRSSDAAALAAAVERTRAALASDADVIYQAAFATDEFVGFADFLVRDPGAEPGGATGPATATSQPTARWLVQDTKLARHARVTALMQLAAYVDQLDRLGVPRSDRVELLLGDGTVSTHEVDDLLPVFGLRRERLRALIADRRVELGGAGEPIAWGDPRGDLAVVACGRCPTCELEIVAHRDLLLVAGMRPVQRARLTAAGIRTIDALAGAPEAPDGMSADTFASLRTQARLQLQSPDPDADATAVPVYEVVAPQALGALPRPDLGDIFFDFEGDPLYTEGEGGQWGLDYLFGWVDMREQYSALWAHDFAAEKAALERFLDLVALRRSQHPDMHIYHYAPYEPAHLLTMAARYGVREGDVDRLLREGVFVDLYPIVRRALRVGSRSYSIKKLEPLYMGEEVRTSDVQRGDDSIVRYVQARALADDGDTAASEAILADLADYNRYDCVSTRRLRDWLVDRAREAGLVPARGLEPDEVVYAESPRATALQRWAAEAPESEAGALRLGAAAIDYYPREAKSFWATHFLRLREPVSVWEDTRDVVVVDAARSRVLTDWHFAESGRGAERRILQLRGDVAPGTRLTAGGEPFAIYDLPAPFPYQPRPRWIHGARWVRVVEVLDDGAVVEETAVDGNTWSELPLALTPAAPPRAGNQQAAIDAWADAALAAAPSLPADAATDILLRRPPRTLRQGQGGAGALTPSAGDDVAAIVRSVADLDRSYLAVQGPPGTGKTYVGSHVIARLVAERGYKIGVVAQSHAVVEHMLDRVVAAGVPAAVVAKTPKDPAAETSFTPLPRNGLAAFTAEHASGGFVVGGTAWDFSHEGRIPRGSLDLLVIDEAGQFSLASTIAVSLAAPRLLLLGDPQQLPQVSQGTHPEPVDTSALGWVMDGAEVVPPEYGYFLSRTWRMHPRVAGPVSRLSYEGKLASHPSTALRELEGIEPGVHPVALRHSGNATCSPEEAAEVVRIVADLVGRSWTATEVDDDGAVRMLPSRPLRPEDIIVVTPYNAQQVAVEEALSASGFPAVRVGTVDRFQGQEAVVAIVSLAASSGRDAPRGPEFLLLANRINVALSRAMQAAYLIYSPGLLDDLPRTPEGVARLSAFARLVSAATPAATLVPA is encoded by the coding sequence ATGCGCTACATCGAGAACGAAGGCCGGATCGTCTGGAGCGCGAGCGACCTCAAAGCAGCCGCCGAGTGCGAGTTCGCGTGGCTGCGTGCGATCGACGCCAAGCTCGGCCGGGTCGCCGCCGTGGAAGACCCCGAAGACCCCACCCTCGAACGGGCGGGGCGTCTGGGCACGGCGCACGAACTGCGCGTGCTCGAGGCGTACCGGCAGCGGTACGGCGCCGGGGTCGTGGAGATCCCCGAGACGCGGTCCTCGGATGCGGCGGCGCTCGCCGCGGCGGTGGAGCGCACGCGCGCCGCCCTGGCCTCCGACGCCGACGTGATCTACCAGGCGGCGTTCGCGACGGACGAGTTCGTGGGGTTCGCCGACTTCCTCGTGCGCGACCCCGGGGCGGAGCCGGGAGGCGCGACGGGCCCGGCGACCGCGACAAGCCAGCCGACTGCGCGGTGGCTCGTGCAGGACACCAAGCTCGCCCGACACGCCCGCGTGACCGCTCTCATGCAGCTGGCGGCATACGTCGACCAGCTCGACCGGCTGGGCGTGCCGCGCTCCGACCGCGTCGAGCTGCTCCTGGGCGACGGGACCGTCAGCACGCACGAGGTCGACGACCTCCTGCCCGTCTTCGGCCTGCGACGCGAGCGGCTGCGCGCGCTGATCGCCGACCGTCGTGTCGAGCTGGGCGGCGCGGGGGAGCCCATCGCGTGGGGCGACCCGCGCGGAGACCTCGCCGTCGTCGCGTGCGGGCGCTGCCCCACGTGCGAGCTCGAGATCGTCGCCCACCGCGACCTGCTGCTGGTCGCCGGCATGCGCCCGGTGCAGCGGGCACGGCTGACGGCGGCCGGCATCCGCACGATCGACGCGCTGGCCGGTGCGCCCGAGGCGCCCGACGGCATGAGCGCCGACACGTTCGCGTCGCTGCGCACGCAGGCCCGACTGCAGCTGCAGAGTCCCGACCCCGACGCCGACGCGACCGCCGTGCCGGTATACGAGGTCGTCGCACCCCAGGCGCTCGGCGCCCTGCCCCGCCCCGATCTGGGGGACATCTTCTTCGACTTCGAGGGCGACCCCCTCTACACCGAGGGCGAAGGCGGCCAGTGGGGATTGGACTATCTCTTCGGCTGGGTCGACATGCGGGAGCAGTACTCCGCGCTGTGGGCGCACGACTTCGCCGCCGAGAAGGCGGCGCTGGAGCGCTTCCTCGATTTGGTGGCCCTCCGCCGGTCGCAGCATCCCGACATGCACATCTACCACTACGCGCCCTACGAGCCGGCCCACCTGCTCACGATGGCGGCGCGCTACGGCGTGCGGGAGGGTGACGTCGACCGGCTGCTGCGCGAGGGCGTCTTCGTCGACCTGTACCCGATCGTGCGCCGCGCGCTGCGGGTGGGGTCGCGGTCGTACTCGATCAAGAAGCTCGAGCCGCTGTACATGGGCGAGGAGGTCCGCACCTCCGACGTGCAGCGCGGCGACGACTCGATCGTGCGGTACGTGCAGGCGCGGGCGCTCGCCGACGACGGCGACACCGCCGCATCCGAGGCGATCCTCGCCGACCTCGCCGACTACAACCGCTACGACTGCGTCTCGACGCGGCGCCTGCGCGACTGGCTCGTCGACCGGGCGCGTGAGGCCGGGCTCGTGCCCGCGCGCGGACTCGAGCCCGACGAGGTGGTCTACGCCGAGTCGCCGCGGGCCACCGCCCTGCAGCGCTGGGCCGCCGAGGCGCCGGAGTCGGAGGCCGGTGCGCTGCGGCTGGGTGCTGCGGCCATCGACTACTACCCGCGCGAGGCGAAGTCGTTCTGGGCCACGCACTTCCTGCGCCTGCGCGAACCGGTCTCGGTGTGGGAGGACACGCGCGACGTGGTCGTGGTCGACGCCGCGCGCTCGCGCGTGCTGACCGACTGGCACTTCGCCGAATCGGGCAGGGGAGCGGAGCGCCGCATCCTGCAGCTGCGGGGCGATGTCGCGCCCGGAACCCGCCTCACCGCGGGCGGAGAGCCGTTCGCGATCTACGACCTGCCGGCACCGTTCCCGTACCAGCCGCGTCCGCGGTGGATCCACGGGGCACGCTGGGTGCGCGTGGTGGAGGTGCTCGACGACGGCGCCGTCGTGGAGGAGACCGCCGTCGACGGCAACACCTGGAGCGAGCTGCCGCTGGCCCTCACGCCTGCCGCCCCGCCGCGCGCGGGCAACCAGCAGGCCGCGATCGACGCATGGGCGGATGCGGCGCTGGCCGCCGCACCCTCGCTGCCGGCCGACGCGGCCACCGACATCCTGCTCCGCCGTCCGCCGCGCACCCTTCGACAGGGGCAGGGCGGGGCCGGGGCCCTCACGCCGTCCGCCGGTGACGACGTCGCCGCCATCGTGCGCAGCGTCGCCGACCTCGACCGGAGCTACCTGGCCGTGCAGGGCCCTCCCGGCACGGGGAAGACCTATGTCGGCTCCCACGTCATCGCCCGGCTGGTCGCCGAGCGCGGGTACAAGATCGGCGTCGTGGCGCAGTCGCACGCCGTCGTGGAGCACATGCTCGACCGCGTGGTCGCCGCCGGCGTGCCGGCAGCCGTCGTGGCGAAGACCCCGAAAGACCCCGCGGCGGAGACCTCCTTCACGCCGCTGCCGCGCAACGGCCTCGCCGCCTTCACCGCCGAGCACGCGTCGGGCGGGTTCGTCGTGGGCGGCACCGCGTGGGACTTCAGTCACGAGGGGCGCATTCCCCGGGGGAGCCTCGACCTCCTCGTCATCGACGAGGCCGGCCAGTTCTCCCTGGCCTCCACGATCGCCGTCTCCCTCGCCGCGCCGCGCCTGCTGCTGCTGGGAGACCCGCAGCAGCTGCCGCAGGTGTCGCAGGGCACCCACCCCGAGCCCGTGGACACCTCGGCGCTCGGCTGGGTCATGGACGGCGCGGAGGTCGTGCCGCCCGAGTACGGCTACTTCCTCTCGCGCACATGGCGCATGCACCCGCGGGTGGCCGGCCCCGTCTCGCGCCTGTCGTACGAGGGCAAGCTCGCCTCCCACCCCTCCACGGCGCTGCGCGAGCTCGAGGGCATCGAGCCGGGCGTGCATCCGGTCGCGCTCCGCCACTCCGGCAACGCCACGTGCTCGCCGGAGGAGGCGGCGGAGGTCGTGCGGATCGTCGCCGACCTCGTCGGCCGCTCGTGGACGGCGACGGAGGTCGACGACGACGGCGCGGTGCGGATGCTGCCGTCCCGGCCTCTCCGGCCGGAGGACATCATCGTGGTGACGCCCTACAACGCGCAGCAGGTCGCGGTGGAGGAGGCGCTGTCCGCGTCCGGGTTCCCCGCCGTGCGCGTGGGCACCGTCGACCGGTTCCAGGGGCAGGAAGCCGTCGTGGCGATCGTGTCGCTCGCGGCGTCGTCTGGGCGGGATGCGCCGCGGGGTCCGGAGTTCCTGCTGTTGGCCAACCGCATCAACGTCGCGCTCTCGCGCGCGATGCAAGCCGCGTACCTGATCTACTCGCCGGGGCTGCTCGACGACCTGCCGCGCACCCCGGAGGGCGTCGCGCGCCTGAGCGCCTTCGCGCGACTGGTGTCCGCAGCGACTCCGGCAGCGACGCTCGTGCCCGCCTGA
- a CDS encoding NAD(+) synthase, with product MSTSLPFASAYRHGFARVAACTIPVAIADPATNAESVLATARKCHDETVAVALFPELCLTGYSLEDLVLQDPVLDAVEAAVQRLVEASADLLPMLVVGAPLRHRNRLYNCAVVIHRGELLGVAPKSYLPNYREFYERRWYAAGDDQAGEDIRIGDLAAPFGPDLLFEALDVPGLVVHAEVCEDMFVPVPPSSEAAMAGATVLLNMSGSPITIGRADDRNLLAQSQSLRCLAVYAYAAAGMGESTNDLSWDGQTMIYEGGQLLTTTERFPDGPRRSVADVDLDKIRQDRLRQGTFDDNRRTYRPAFRTVPFVLAPPATDIGLRRSLDRFPFVPDDPARLAQDCYEAFNIQVSGLEQRLTAIGGPKPVIGVSGGIDSTHALLVVARAMDRMGRPRSDILAYTMPGFATSDRTRKNAIALAEALGASIETIDIRPAAEEMLRQLGHPFASGEPVHDVTFENVQAGLRTDYLFRLANHHGGLVIGTSDLSELALGWATYGVGDHMSHYAVNVGVPKTLIQHVIRWVISAGEVDEAKDVLQSVLDTEISPELVPADAEGRMQSTEDRIGPYALHDFTLHHILRFGFRPSKIAFLAYQAWRDAEAGEWPPGFPDDARYAYDLPTIARWLEVFLQRYFAFAQFKRSAIPNGPKVSPAGSLSPRGDWRAPSDGNARAWLEELHAALPDVFPSS from the coding sequence GTGAGCACGAGCCTTCCCTTCGCCAGCGCATACCGGCACGGGTTCGCCCGCGTCGCCGCGTGCACGATCCCGGTCGCCATCGCCGACCCCGCCACCAACGCCGAATCGGTCCTCGCCACCGCACGGAAGTGCCACGACGAGACCGTGGCCGTCGCACTGTTCCCCGAGCTGTGCCTCACCGGCTACTCCCTCGAGGACCTCGTGCTGCAGGACCCGGTCCTGGATGCGGTGGAGGCGGCCGTGCAGCGGCTGGTCGAGGCATCCGCCGACCTGCTCCCGATGCTCGTGGTCGGGGCGCCGCTGCGCCACCGCAACCGCCTGTACAACTGCGCCGTCGTGATCCACCGCGGCGAACTGCTCGGCGTCGCGCCGAAGTCGTACCTGCCCAACTACCGCGAGTTCTACGAGCGGCGGTGGTACGCGGCCGGCGACGATCAGGCCGGCGAAGACATCCGCATCGGCGACCTCGCGGCCCCGTTCGGACCGGATCTGCTCTTCGAGGCGCTGGATGTCCCCGGCCTCGTGGTGCACGCCGAGGTCTGCGAAGACATGTTCGTGCCCGTCCCGCCGTCCTCCGAGGCGGCGATGGCCGGCGCCACGGTGCTGCTGAACATGTCGGGCAGCCCCATCACGATCGGGCGCGCGGATGACCGCAACCTGCTGGCGCAGTCGCAGTCGCTGCGGTGCCTGGCCGTGTACGCGTATGCGGCGGCCGGCATGGGCGAGTCGACGAACGACCTGTCATGGGACGGCCAGACGATGATCTACGAGGGCGGGCAGCTGCTCACCACCACCGAGCGCTTCCCCGACGGGCCGCGGCGCAGCGTCGCCGACGTCGACCTCGACAAGATCCGCCAGGATCGCCTGCGCCAGGGCACCTTCGACGACAACCGCCGCACGTACCGGCCGGCGTTCCGCACCGTCCCCTTCGTCCTCGCGCCGCCGGCGACCGACATCGGGCTGCGCCGCTCCCTCGACCGGTTCCCCTTCGTCCCCGACGACCCGGCCCGCCTCGCGCAGGACTGCTACGAGGCGTTCAACATCCAGGTCTCGGGGCTCGAGCAGCGCCTCACCGCGATCGGCGGACCCAAGCCCGTCATCGGGGTCAGCGGCGGCATCGACTCCACGCACGCGCTGCTTGTCGTGGCCAGAGCGATGGACCGCATGGGACGCCCGCGCAGCGACATCCTCGCGTACACGATGCCCGGCTTCGCCACGAGCGACCGCACGCGGAAGAACGCCATCGCGCTCGCGGAGGCTCTCGGCGCATCCATCGAGACCATCGACATCCGCCCCGCCGCCGAGGAGATGCTCCGCCAACTCGGGCACCCGTTCGCCTCCGGCGAGCCCGTGCACGATGTGACGTTCGAGAACGTGCAGGCGGGCCTGCGCACGGATTACCTCTTCCGCCTCGCCAACCACCACGGCGGCCTCGTGATCGGCACCTCCGACCTGTCCGAGCTGGCCCTGGGCTGGGCCACGTACGGCGTCGGCGACCACATGAGCCACTACGCCGTCAACGTCGGGGTGCCCAAGACGCTCATCCAGCACGTCATCCGCTGGGTCATCTCCGCGGGCGAGGTCGACGAGGCCAAGGACGTGCTGCAGTCGGTGCTCGACACCGAGATCAGCCCCGAGCTCGTGCCGGCCGACGCCGAGGGACGGATGCAGTCGACCGAGGACCGCATCGGCCCGTATGCGCTCCACGACTTCACGCTGCACCACATCCTGCGGTTCGGGTTCCGCCCGTCCAAGATCGCGTTCCTCGCCTACCAGGCCTGGCGCGACGCCGAGGCCGGCGAGTGGCCGCCCGGATTCCCCGACGACGCACGCTATGCGTACGACCTGCCCACGATCGCCCGGTGGCTGGAGGTGTTCCTGCAGCGGTACTTCGCGTTCGCGCAGTTCAAGCGCTCGGCCATCCCAAACGGGCCGAAGGTGTCCCCCGCGGGGTCGCTGTCGCCCCGCGGCGACTGGCGCGCCCCGTCCGACGGCAACGCCCGCGCGTGGCTCGAGGAGTTGCACGCCGCCCTCCCCGACGTCTTCCCCTCCTCCTGA
- a CDS encoding lipase maturation factor family protein — translation MDGFAAIDFTLAREVLQRGIAAVYVVAFLSTAAQFRALLGEDGLLPAPRLLEWVRSGSRARRRMLHPTVFRWWAYTDRRLLAVCGAGGVVAAALVCGLPQLGPPWVPMLCFLFVWLAYMSVVSLGQTFYGFGWEMLLLEAGFLAAFLGSADQPPPTVVIVLFWWLLFRLEFGAGMIKIRGGREWRDLSALTYHHETQPLPGPLSRQAHLLPRWFHELEVIGNHFSQLVVPWFLFAPLLGVWIPWPGFAWIGTIAGAIVIATQLWLVATGNFAWLNVLTIVLGFSAVSVPGSGSPADVPLYWLLITGAVAVLYVVLSWPALRNLAARRQLMNASFNRWNLANAYGAFGTVTKRRIEWVIEGTEATDPDDPHAVWLEYGFRGKPGEVRRIPPQVAPYHLRLDWLMWFLPLGRSLEDWFTHFVVRLLEADPRMLRLLRRDPFDGRRPAWVRVHAYHYRFTTRAEHRRTGAVWHRTFEGVVLDPLRAPASR, via the coding sequence ATGGACGGCTTCGCCGCGATCGACTTCACCCTGGCCAGGGAGGTGCTCCAGCGGGGCATCGCCGCGGTCTACGTCGTCGCCTTCCTGTCCACCGCCGCGCAGTTCCGTGCGCTGCTGGGCGAAGACGGGCTGCTCCCGGCCCCGCGGCTGCTGGAGTGGGTGCGCTCGGGCTCCCGCGCGCGACGGCGGATGCTGCATCCCACCGTATTCCGCTGGTGGGCCTACACCGACCGCCGGCTGCTCGCGGTGTGCGGCGCGGGAGGCGTGGTGGCCGCTGCGCTCGTGTGCGGGCTCCCTCAGCTCGGTCCGCCGTGGGTGCCGATGCTGTGCTTCCTGTTCGTGTGGCTGGCGTACATGTCGGTCGTGAGCCTCGGGCAGACCTTCTACGGTTTCGGGTGGGAGATGCTGCTGCTGGAAGCCGGGTTCCTCGCGGCCTTCCTCGGCTCGGCCGACCAGCCGCCGCCCACGGTCGTGATCGTGCTGTTCTGGTGGCTGCTGTTCCGGCTGGAGTTCGGCGCCGGCATGATCAAGATCCGCGGAGGCCGGGAGTGGCGGGATCTGTCCGCACTGACCTACCACCACGAGACGCAGCCGCTGCCGGGGCCCCTCAGTCGTCAGGCCCACCTGCTGCCGCGCTGGTTCCATGAACTCGAGGTGATCGGCAACCACTTCTCGCAGCTCGTGGTGCCGTGGTTCCTGTTCGCGCCGCTTCTGGGCGTATGGATCCCGTGGCCGGGCTTCGCGTGGATCGGCACGATCGCCGGCGCGATCGTGATCGCCACGCAGCTGTGGCTCGTGGCGACCGGCAACTTCGCCTGGCTGAACGTTCTCACGATCGTCCTCGGTTTCTCCGCCGTGAGCGTCCCGGGCTCCGGCTCCCCCGCCGACGTGCCGCTGTACTGGCTGCTGATCACCGGGGCCGTGGCGGTGCTGTACGTCGTGCTGAGCTGGCCGGCGCTGCGCAACCTCGCCGCGCGCCGGCAGCTCATGAACGCGAGCTTCAACCGCTGGAACCTCGCCAACGCGTACGGCGCGTTCGGAACGGTCACCAAGCGACGCATCGAGTGGGTGATCGAAGGCACGGAGGCCACCGATCCGGACGACCCACACGCGGTGTGGCTGGAGTACGGATTCCGCGGGAAGCCGGGGGAGGTCCGCCGCATCCCTCCGCAGGTGGCCCCGTACCACCTGCGCCTGGATTGGCTGATGTGGTTCCTGCCCCTGGGCCGGTCGCTGGAGGACTGGTTCACCCACTTCGTCGTGCGCCTGCTGGAGGCCGATCCGCGGATGCTGCGCCTGCTGCGCCGCGACCCCTTCGACGGGCGCCGACCGGCGTGGGTGCGCGTGCACGCCTACCACTACCGCTTCACCACGCGCGCCGAGCACCGCCGCACCGGTGCGGTGTGGCACCGCACGTTCGAGGGCGTGGTGCTCGATCCGCTCCGCGCGCCCGCGAGCAGGTAG
- a CDS encoding nucleosidase — MRLLVAAHESELVAFEPELPGFDRLLTGVGKLRAAYALTRALDAAHYDEIVVVGTAGALDPELEPGVYDIDATVQHDVTDLEGVRGQHVSLPPRMTLAVEGATIATGDSFVDDPDAVAIIRRLGARLVDMESFAYAWVAAQFGVPIRILKAVSDRAQDGATVEWDTAVIECSRQLRERIREAYGV, encoded by the coding sequence GTGAGACTCCTCGTCGCCGCCCACGAATCCGAACTCGTCGCCTTCGAACCCGAGCTCCCCGGGTTCGACCGCCTCCTCACCGGCGTGGGCAAGCTCCGCGCCGCCTACGCGCTGACCCGTGCGCTGGATGCCGCGCACTACGACGAGATCGTCGTCGTCGGCACCGCCGGCGCGCTGGACCCGGAGCTGGAGCCGGGCGTGTACGACATCGACGCGACGGTGCAGCACGACGTGACCGACCTGGAGGGCGTGCGCGGCCAGCACGTGTCGCTGCCCCCGCGCATGACCCTGGCCGTGGAGGGCGCCACGATCGCCACGGGCGACTCGTTCGTCGACGACCCGGACGCCGTCGCGATCATCCGCCGCCTGGGCGCGCGCCTGGTCGACATGGAATCGTTCGCCTACGCGTGGGTGGCGGCGCAGTTCGGCGTGCCGATCCGCATCCTCAAGGCCGTCTCCGATCGCGCACAGGACGGCGCGACCGTGGAATGGGACACCGCCGTCATCGAGTGCTCCCGCCAGCTGCGCGAGCGCATCCGCGAGGCCTACGGCGTCTGA
- a CDS encoding MFS transporter: MSPPSGHPPTRDIELPPSHRWRAYWIAVSVAALTILDLTKVNVALPAIETALGADPTQVQLIVSGFILTFGLVLVPAGRLGDQRSRRVLFLVGLSLYLLTSLGCALAPDATLLLVFRLLQGVAAGIQMPQVLGLIQQLFVGAERGRAFGLFGATISISTAFGPTLGGLLIAVGGEADGWRLIFWMNVPLVIIVMALAAWLLPDTRTRSHRPLDLDPVGVVLFGLSVLAFLWPFLFTTGSPDDDPRRWWLLVVCVFFVAMFLLWEHRYAARGRVPLIPFSVFQRVSYRNGVLVSTAYFAGAPAMFLLGTLYLQFGLKIAPVFAGMVTIGFAAASALSSWVGGVYVSRIGRPLVVWGLVGLLVSVGGLVLAVLFTPAEWTPWAMAAVMVLSGLAAGVVISPNQTLMLAEVPVRQGGVAGSIGQLGQRIGTAVGTAVALALFYATVYREKGTEPDPVVFHDAYAVGMTSVGVFLGLALIAAVVDLAVRRRDGEPPLPAAPDQTP; encoded by the coding sequence ATGTCACCCCCGTCCGGGCATCCGCCCACGCGCGATATCGAGCTTCCGCCGTCGCATCGGTGGCGGGCGTACTGGATCGCCGTGTCGGTGGCGGCGCTCACCATCCTGGATCTGACGAAGGTCAACGTCGCACTTCCGGCGATCGAGACGGCCCTGGGCGCCGATCCCACGCAGGTGCAGCTGATCGTGTCGGGGTTCATCCTCACCTTCGGGCTCGTGCTCGTGCCGGCCGGTCGCCTGGGTGACCAGCGGTCGCGGCGTGTGCTGTTCCTGGTGGGGCTGTCGCTGTACCTGCTGACGAGTCTGGGCTGCGCCCTCGCCCCGGATGCGACGCTGCTGCTGGTGTTCCGCCTGCTGCAGGGGGTCGCCGCCGGTATCCAGATGCCGCAGGTGCTGGGACTCATCCAGCAGCTGTTCGTCGGCGCCGAGCGCGGCCGGGCGTTCGGGCTGTTCGGTGCCACGATCAGCATCTCCACGGCGTTCGGTCCGACCCTGGGAGGCCTGCTGATCGCCGTCGGCGGCGAGGCCGACGGATGGCGGCTGATCTTCTGGATGAACGTGCCGCTGGTGATTATCGTCATGGCGCTGGCGGCGTGGCTGCTCCCTGACACGCGCACGCGGTCGCACCGCCCGCTCGACCTCGACCCGGTCGGCGTGGTGCTGTTCGGGCTGAGCGTGCTGGCGTTCCTGTGGCCCTTCCTGTTCACCACGGGCTCGCCCGACGACGACCCCCGCCGCTGGTGGCTGCTCGTGGTCTGCGTCTTCTTCGTCGCGATGTTCCTGCTGTGGGAGCACCGGTACGCCGCCCGCGGGCGGGTGCCGCTGATCCCGTTCTCGGTGTTCCAGCGGGTGTCCTACCGCAACGGGGTGCTCGTGTCGACGGCGTACTTCGCGGGAGCCCCGGCGATGTTCCTCCTCGGGACGCTGTACCTGCAGTTCGGGCTCAAGATCGCGCCGGTGTTCGCCGGCATGGTGACGATCGGCTTCGCCGCCGCATCCGCCCTGTCCTCGTGGGTGGGGGGCGTGTACGTCAGCCGGATCGGCCGGCCCCTGGTGGTGTGGGGACTGGTCGGGCTGCTGGTGAGTGTCGGCGGGCTCGTGCTGGCGGTGCTGTTCACGCCGGCTGAGTGGACCCCGTGGGCCATGGCCGCCGTGATGGTCCTCAGTGGATTGGCTGCCGGCGTCGTCATCTCGCCGAACCAGACCCTGATGCTCGCCGAGGTGCCCGTCCGTCAGGGCGGCGTCGCCGGCTCGATCGGCCAGCTCGGCCAGCGGATCGGAACGGCGGTGGGCACCGCGGTCGCGTTGGCGCTGTTCTACGCCACGGTGTACCGGGAGAAGGGCACTGAGCCCGACCCGGTGGTCTTCCACGACGCGTACGCCGTCGGCATGACCTCGGTGGGCGTGTTCCTCGGGCTCGCCCTCATCGCCGCAGTCGTCGACCTCGCCGTCCGCCGTCGCGACGGTGAGCCGCCCCTCCCGGCGGCGCCGGATCAGACGCCGTAG